The segment GTCAAGCGACAGTTGCGACTTGAGCCGGGCGTCTATCAAATCGACGATCGCACGTCGACTGCTCGATAGCTCAACAGAGTCACTTTCGTCGTTCTGGCCAGTCGCGGAATAAACAAAGAGTTCTCGATGGCTTTGAATAGCAACCAACGCCAGACGCACGACGCTTCGCGCAAGACTCGAAGCCGACTCGCCAACGTGAATCCAAATCGGTCCCGCCGCAGTACGGCGGGACTTTTTTTTGGCTCGGGGCTCAACCGAATTCGAGCGTTCGAAACTCAAGCCAGGCACAAAATCCTTTACTACTCGACGTCTTCGTAGTCTTCTTCGTCGTATTCTTCATCGACGTACTCGTACTCCTCGTCGTCATCATCCACGACGTCTTCTTCGTACTCCTCGTCGTCCTCGAATTCATCTTCAGCGTCGCTTTCTTCGCCCTCTCCGTCTTCGTAGTCAGCGTCCGCGAACGCTTCGCCGTCCTCATCTGACATATATGACTCCAGCTCGCCGTCGACATCGACATCTTTTTCGAGTTCCTCATCAAGATCTTCCTGAGGGTCGGCAAGGGCAGGGGAGACTGATGCGGAAAGTGAAACGCTACGCGAACTCTCTTTCGGCAACGGCTTCAGTGGTTTCAAAGGCTTCGGCACCACCTTCTTTTCTTCCGCGTCGGCTTCACTGAGGATGTCCTGCAAGATTCCCTCCGCCAAACTGACTTTCGTATCCACTTCTGGTTTCGCGGCCTCCGCCGGCGGTTTCGCAGGAGTCCGCTTTGCTGGCGTCGGACGAGCAGCCGGAGTTTTCGGTTGGGGCGTCGAATCAGCCGGAGCAGGAGCGCTCGCGTTTGGCGTGGAAGTTCCTTCGATCGTCGCTCCGCCACCCGACTTCATCGCCGCCCAGGCTGCAGCGGTGAGTAGTACTTCGCGGGACTTCGAACCGTTGTACGGCCCCACGTAACCGTCTTCCGCCATGAAATCGACCAACCGTGCGGCGCGGCCGTAACCGATGCCGAGGGCACGTTGCAACATGGACAAACTTCCCCGTTGTGTATCGACGACCACATCGATCGCTTTCTCATACAGTTCGTCTTTGTTCGCATTGAAACCAGTCGCACCATCTTCTTCGTCTTCGCCTTCTTTCTTGACTTTGATATTCATCAATTCGTCAACAAAGTTCTGCTCTTCGGTGCTGACCGCGGCGGTGATCTTGTCGATCTCGCCATCGCTGAGGAACGTGCCTTGCCCACGCAGCAGGTTGCTGGTTCCTGGCCACAAAAACAGCATGTCACCCAGCCCAAGCAGTTTGTCGGCGCCCATCGCATCAAGGACAACACGGCTATCCGTCTTGCTGGCAACCTGGAACGAAATTCGAGCCGGCAAGTTGGATTTAATCAAACCGGTGATCACGTCCACGGTTGGTTTCTGCGTCGCGAGGATCAAGTGAATCCCGACCGCGCGGCTTTTCTGAGCCAGTCGAATGATGTGTTGCTCAACCTCTTTGCCTGACGTCATCATCAAGTCCGCCATTTCGTCGGCGACGATTACGATGAAAGGCAAGTTGCGAGGGATGTTTGCTTTTTCGTCTTCCTCAGGTTTAATCCGAGCAAAGATTTCCTCTTCGCTAAGCTCGTTGTACGACGTCACGTGTCGGACTCCGGCTCGAGCCAACAACTTGTAGCGTTCTTCCATCTTGTCGACAGCCCAGGCAAGAATCGCTTCCGCTTTTCGCATGTCGGTAACAACTGGATGCATCAGATGCGGCAGACTTCCATAGCCGCTCATCTCAACCATCTTCGGGTCGATCATCAGCATTCGAACTTCGTCCGGAGTTCGCGTCATCAGGATCGAACAAATGATCGCATTGAGACAAACAGACTTACCCGTACCGGTTCGACCCGCGATCAACAGGTGAGGCAGTTTCGCGAGGTCAGCGATCAGTGGTGCTCCCACTGCGTCAGAACCGAGGAACAGCGGGATCTTCATTTTCTTGATCTGCTTACTGCACTGCTCCATGACCTCACGCATGTGAACGGTCTTGCGCGTCTCATTGGGAACTTCGACGCCGACACTGTTTTTGCCAGGGATCGGCGCCACGATGCGAACGCTGGGCACGCGCATTGCGACGGCCAGATCGTCTGCAAGATTGACAATTTTCTGCAATCGCAAACCGGGCTCAAGATCGATCTCGTACTGCGAGATTACCGGACCGCTTTCGATTTCAACGACTTTGATTTTGTAGCCAAACTGCTCACAGGTTTGCTCCAAAATCCTCGCTCGCCGCAGCGCTTCGGTACGCTGCTTCTCGAGCGGAATCGCGACGCCACGTTCCAGCATTTCGATTGGCGGCAAGTGGAACTCACGATGGCTCTCGGCTTCTGCCGCAGCATTGAGTTGGCTAATGACGAGGTCTCGTTCACTTGGCGGTTTCGCCGGCGGTTCAGGCTTCGGCGCGACAGCCGTAGAAGCATTGCCCTGATCGACTTCCGCTGAAAGCTTCTTCGGTGGAGTCGCCTGTTTGCGTTTTGGCAACCGGAAATGTGGACGTGGAATCAGACTGGACTTCTTGGCTGCCACATGAGTCCCGGGCTCGAGCGCTGGAACCTGAGTCTTCTGATTGTCTCCAATGTTCAGCTCAGCAGCCGGTTCTTCGATGTCTTCGAATTCGTCGTCGACATCTTCTTCGTCACCCGCTTCAACTTCGGATTCGGCTTCTTCCCAGCTCTCGTCGTCTTCGAGATCTTCCTCTTCGTCAGCGACTTCCTCGTCTGCCCCATCGGTCGTTTCCATATCACGGCGACGGAAGCGGATCGTGTGAGGGCCTTCTTCGTCTTCGCCTTCTTCGGCAACCTCTTCATCGTATTCTTCGTCTTCGAACTTCTCCTCTTCGTCAGCCGCCCCGTTGAACCAGTTCACGAATCCGTACAGCAAGCCAAATGGCAGGACCGATGTCGCCGCAACGATCGCGGGAGCGAAGACCAATCGTCCCGCGCGGAAAACCAGGTATTCGGTCCACATCATCATGCCAGCGATTCCGGCCGCCGTGAACATGATCAGCGTACCGGTCGTTCCAATGTTCGCGCCGACCAAACCGGATCCGAGAGCGCCGACGTAGCCGCCAGCTCCAATCAGCGGTCCGACCAGGTTGCCCGGTAACAACGTTGAGGCGAGCGAGCACAGACAGATCATGGCGATGCCCCAACCGAAGATCTTGACCCACGGATTGGCGACTTCGCTGCGTTGAAACATGGCGACTTCAAGCGCAACCAGTCCCGTGATCAGCAGATAGACGCCGACGCCAAGCACGCTGAACAGAACTTCGGCTGTCCATGCGCCGAGAACGCCGCACAGATTTTGGCAGGTTTTGTTTTCTGGATAGACTGTTTGGTCCGCCTGGAAAATTCCGTTCAGCCAACCGGCTTGCGAGGCGACCGGATCGGCCGTGTCGTAAGTAAAGATGGCTGCGAGCAGGAAGACGGTCAGGGCCATCAAACCGACGGCCATGATATCGTTGCGAATAACTCGTTCGTCAGAAGACATGGGTTCCGCACGTGAGAAAGTGATCGTTGATTCGAATCATCCTGATTCGTTGACTCATGGCGCGTTCTTGCAGCCAGGGCCTGGCGACCCACTATCAAAGATCGGAATTTGGCTTCTGTGACAGCACGCGAGCGTAAACTGGCAACGTAACTGCTTCTTTTGCATCACGCCGTTCAATCGGCACAACGCGAAAATGTCTCAGCGTCGAAGATGCGCGCTAGACGCAAAAAAAGGAGGCTGAACTTTATGTCAGCCTCCTGCGAGTTATCAGGTTTAATCCAAAAATGGACTATCGAAACAGAGAAACTTGGCTCCAGAATGAGAATCGAAAACGTCGAACGAAGAAATTCATCACGCGGCGAAATCTTCGGCGGCGTTCCCGATCATCCGCTTCGTCTTCGTCTGATTCATCATCATCGCTGTCATCATCCGAGTCATCCACAGGATCGTCGGCGTCGCCGTCGTCTCCGGCAGGATCGAGGTCATCGGCTTCATCCGTTGGATCTTCTGAAGCTGGATCGTCATCGACCACTTCTTCGTCATCGTCATCGTCAACATCTTCCAATGGTGTTGTATCCGTTTCTTCGGCGGGAAGGTCGACTACGGGATCATCTTCAATTACCGCTGGTGCATAGAGAGCGATCGCGGCATCGATATCTTCCTGGCTGAGCCCTCCAAACGACTCGTTGGGACTC is part of the Mariniblastus fucicola genome and harbors:
- a CDS encoding DNA translocase FtsK — translated: MSSDERVIRNDIMAVGLMALTVFLLAAIFTYDTADPVASQAGWLNGIFQADQTVYPENKTCQNLCGVLGAWTAEVLFSVLGVGVYLLITGLVALEVAMFQRSEVANPWVKIFGWGIAMICLCSLASTLLPGNLVGPLIGAGGYVGALGSGLVGANIGTTGTLIMFTAAGIAGMMMWTEYLVFRAGRLVFAPAIVAATSVLPFGLLYGFVNWFNGAADEEEKFEDEEYDEEVAEEGEDEEGPHTIRFRRRDMETTDGADEEVADEEEDLEDDESWEEAESEVEAGDEEDVDDEFEDIEEPAAELNIGDNQKTQVPALEPGTHVAAKKSSLIPRPHFRLPKRKQATPPKKLSAEVDQGNASTAVAPKPEPPAKPPSERDLVISQLNAAAEAESHREFHLPPIEMLERGVAIPLEKQRTEALRRARILEQTCEQFGYKIKVVEIESGPVISQYEIDLEPGLRLQKIVNLADDLAVAMRVPSVRIVAPIPGKNSVGVEVPNETRKTVHMREVMEQCSKQIKKMKIPLFLGSDAVGAPLIADLAKLPHLLIAGRTGTGKSVCLNAIICSILMTRTPDEVRMLMIDPKMVEMSGYGSLPHLMHPVVTDMRKAEAILAWAVDKMEERYKLLARAGVRHVTSYNELSEEEIFARIKPEEDEKANIPRNLPFIVIVADEMADLMMTSGKEVEQHIIRLAQKSRAVGIHLILATQKPTVDVITGLIKSNLPARISFQVASKTDSRVVLDAMGADKLLGLGDMLFLWPGTSNLLRGQGTFLSDGEIDKITAAVSTEEQNFVDELMNIKVKKEGEDEEDGATGFNANKDELYEKAIDVVVDTQRGSLSMLQRALGIGYGRAARLVDFMAEDGYVGPYNGSKSREVLLTAAAWAAMKSGGGATIEGTSTPNASAPAPADSTPQPKTPAARPTPAKRTPAKPPAEAAKPEVDTKVSLAEGILQDILSEADAEEKKVVPKPLKPLKPLPKESSRSVSLSASVSPALADPQEDLDEELEKDVDVDGELESYMSDEDGEAFADADYEDGEGEESDAEDEFEDDEEYEEDVVDDDDEEYEYVDEEYDEEDYEDVE
- a CDS encoding matrixin family metalloprotease, encoding MDLSYYIGDAPTGITQAEFETTIENALEVWSDVIDVTFTETSQPNEADSIDFTSQVIDGSGGILAQAYFPDDVNRGSIAGDVQFDSLDSWEIGNAEGYSATDLMHVAVHEIGHSLGLEHIADDDSVLAETVSPNESFGGLSQEDIDAAIALYAPAVIEDDPVVDLPAEETDTTPLEDVDDDDDEEVVDDDPASEDPTDEADDLDPAGDDGDADDPVDDSDDDSDDDESDEDEADDRERRRRFRRVMNFFVRRFRFSFWSQVSLFR